Below is a genomic region from Leucobacter exalbidus.
CGCATGCTGGCCGATTTCTTGGCCACGCCGACGGCGCCGATAGCCGCGCCAATGACTGATGGGCTGGTGACAAACTTGCCAATCTGCACGGTTCCTCCTCATAGACACGAAAGTGCGTGCGATCAGCCTACCGCCAGGGGTGGCGCCGTAGCGACTTGCAAAGCCGCTGGGTGCGATACCCTGGAGGGAGGTCCCGTTCGCGGGCGTCAGTCTTGTTATGGCCACAGGTACGGCCATCTGAAACTAAGAGGAGAAGCCGATCATGGCGAATGAGAACAACGAGGCGCTGTTTATTGAGAGCTCGCGCGGCGCTGTGAGTGCAGTCACCGTCGTGGTATTCGTACTGTCACTGGTGCTCTCCATGGGTGGCATTGTGCTGATGAGCTACGGCTTCAACCCGACGCTCGGTGCGTTCACTGAGCTGTGGATCTTCGTGGCCGGCCTCGTTGCTTCGGTCGTTGGCTTCATGCTGCCGTTCACGATTCTGCCTGCGATCGGCAAGTAGCTTTCGCACGCAACACACCGAATCAGGGCCAGAAGCACAACGCTTCTGGCCCTGATGTGTTTCTGCATGTGTCTGGTTCTCGGGCGCGGTATGCGATTTGGAATGCGCGAGGGCATAGACTGGCGACATGGCAGAGATTGACATGAAGCCGCGAAGTCGCGACGTCACAGATGGAATCGAAAAGGCTGCAGCGCGAGGCATGCTTCGCGCCGTAGGAATGGGCGACGAGGACTGGGTAAAGCCGCAGATTGGCATTGCTAGTTCTTGGAACGAGATTACGCCTTGTAATCTCAGCCTCGACCGCCTAGCACGGGGCGCCAAAGAAGGCGTACATGCTGGGGGCGGCTACCCGATGCAGTTCGGCACCATCTCGGTGTCTGACGGCATCTCGATGGGGCATGAGGGAATGCACTTCTCCCTCGTCTCACGCGAGGTGATTGCTGACTCGGTCGAAACCGTCATGATGGCTGAGCGCCTCGACGGCTCGGTGCTGCTCGCGGGCTGCGACAAGTCGCTCCCCGGCATGTTGATGGCTGCGGCACGCCTCGACCTGGCATCGGTGTTCTTGTACGCCGGATCAATTGCGCCGGGCTGGGTGAAGCTGTCTGACGGCACCGAGAAGCAGGTGACGATCATCGACGCCTTTGAAGCTGTGGGCGCATGTGTTGCCGGCACGCTCAGCGAAGAAGACCTGAAGCGCGTTGAGTGCGCAATCGCACCCGGCGAGGGCGCGTGCGGCGGTATGTACACCGCGAACACGATGGCTTGCGTTGCCGAGGCCCTCGGCATGAGCCTCCCCGGATCGGCTGCGCCCCCCAGCGCAGACCGTCGCCGCGACTACTTCTCGCACCGTGCGGGCGAAGCAGTCGTCAACATGCTGCGCCTGGGCATCACCAGCCGCGACATCCTCACGAAGAAGGCGTTCGAGAACGCCATCACCGTGGCCATGGTGCTCGGCGGTTCAACGAACGCTGTGCTGCACCTGCTCGCCATTGCCCGTGAGGCCGAGGTTGAGCTGACGCTCGACGATTTCACGCGCATCGGCGCCGTCACGCCGCACCTCGCCGACATGAAGCCCTTCGGCCAGTACGTTGCCGAAGACTTCGACCGCGTGGGCGGCATGCCCGTCGTGATGAAGGCGCTGCTCGACGCAGGCCTGATGCACGGCGATGCCCTCACCGTGACCGGCAAGACGCTCGCTGAGAACCTCGCCGATCTTGATCCGGCTCCCATCGACGGCAAGGTGATTCGCCAGCTCGATGACCCGCTGCACGCAGCCGGCGGCCTGTCGATCCTGAAGGGCACGATCGCGCCCGAGGGTGCCGTCGTGAAGACCGCGGGCTTCGACGCCGAGCGTTTCGAAGGCCCGGCACGCGTGTACGAACGCGAACGCGCCGCAATGGATGCACTCGAAGAGGGCGCCATTCAGAAGGGCGACATCGTAGTCATTCGTTACGAAGGCCCCAAGGGTGGCCCCGGTATGCGCGAGATGCTGGCCATCACCGCAGCCATCAAGGGCGCGGGGCTCGGTAAAGATGTACTACTATTAACGGACGGACGATTCTCAGGCGGCACAACCGGCCTGTGCATCGGCCATATTGCACCGGAAGCCGCCGATGGCGGCCCGATTGCACTGGTGCGTGACGGTGACCTGATTCGGGTCGATATCGCCCAAGGAACGCTCGACTTGCTGGTAGACCCCGCTGAGCTTGAGGCCCGCAAAGAAAACTGGGCCCCGCTTCCCCCACGGTACACGCGCGGCGTCCTTGCTAAGTACGCCAAGCTCGTGCACTCCGCGTCAGAGGGCGCCATCACGGGTTAGTCCTCACTTGCGTCGCGACTGCGTCGATAACGCGCGGTCGCGACGCATCTGATGCGTAAGCAACCCACCAGACGAAAGAAAGTCATGACTCCGGATTCGAGTGCAATCCCACCCACACCCGATCTCAAGGGCGAACAGCTCACTGGTGCCCAGGCCGTCGTACGCAGCCTCGAAGCACTCGGTGTGACCGACGTCTTCGGGCTTCCCGGCGGCGCAGTGCTGCCGCTCTACGACGCGCTGATGGATGCGTCAAACCTGAACCACGTGCTCGTGCGTCACGAGCAGGGCGGCGGCCACGCCGCTGAGGGTTTTGCGAGCGCAAGTGGCAAGGTCGGCGTGTGCATCGCCACCTCTGGCCCCGGCGCCACGAACCTCGTCACCGCGATTGCCGACGCCTACATGGATTCGGTGCCGCTGCTCGCCATCACCGGCCAGGTGTTCTCACACCTGATGGGCACCGACGCCTTCCAAGAGGCCGACATCATGGGCATCACGATGCCGATCACGAAGCACTCGTTCCTCGTGAAGAAGGCCGAAGAGATTCCCGGCGCCATCGCTGCCGCGTATCACCTCGCGTCTTCAGGTCGCCCGGGCCCCGTGCTCGTCGACATCACGAAGGACGCGCAGGAGGGCCTGCTCGACTTCGTGTGGGATCCGCGCGTTGAACTGCCCGGCTACCGCCCGATCACGAAGGCGAACAGCAAGCAGATTCAGGCCGCAGCCGACCTCATCGCGCAGGCCGAGCGCCCCGTGTTCTACGTGGGCGGCGGCGTGGTGCGTGCTGGTGCGGCTGAAGAGCTGAAGCAGCTGGCCGAACTCGTGGGTGCCCCCGTGGTGACCACGCTGATGGCTCGTGGCGTGTTCCCCGATTCGCACCCGCAGCACCTGGGTATGCCCGGCATGCACGGCACGGTGCCCGCGGTGCTCGCACTGCAGGAGTCCGATCTGCTGATCACGCTCGGCGCGCGGTTCGACGACCGCGTGACGGGCAAGTCGGCGCTGTTCGCACCCGACGCGAAGATCATTCACGCCGACATTGACCCCGCCGAGATCGGCAAGATTCGCGCGGCAGATGTGCCGATCGTGGGCGACGCCGCCGAGGTCATTTCTGACCTCATCGCAGCGGTGACCACCGCGAAGGTATCGCGCGAGTTCGCCGACATGTCGGCCTGGTGGGAGCGCCTGAACGGGCTGCTCAAGACGTATCCGCTCGGGTACCAGGCAACCACCGACGGCCAGCTGTCACCGCAGCAGGTCATTCAGCGCATCGGTGAGCTCACCGGCCCCGAGGGCATTTATGCCGCGGGCGTGGGCCAGCACCAGATGTGGGCCGCGCAGTTCATCAAGTATGAGCGCCCGCACGCCTGGCTGAACTCGGGCGGCGCCGGCACCATGGGGTACTCAGTACCGGCAGCCATGGGCGCCAAGGTGGCTGAGCCCGATCGCGTCGTGTGGGCGATCGACGGCGACGGCTGCTTCCAGATGACGAACCAAGAGCTCGCTACCTGCGTGGTGAACAACATTCCCATCAAGGTGGCGGTCATCAACAACTCGTCGCTCGGCATGGTGCGCCAGTGGCAGACCCTCATCTATGACGGTCGCTACTCAAACACCGAGCTGAACACCGGGCACGGTTCACCCCGCATCCCCGACTTTGTGAAGTTGGGCGAAGCGTACGGTTGCCTCGCCATTCGGGTGGAGCGCGAAGACGAGATCGACGACGCCATCAAGCTGGCGCTCGCAACGAACGATCGCCCCGTGGTGATCGACTTCGTGGTGAGCTCAGACGCCATGGTGTGGCCGATGGTTCGCCAGGGCACCTCAAACAGTGCCATCCAGTATGCACTTGAACACAGCCCTGAGTGGGAGGGAGAGTAAGCCATGAGCCGTCACGTACTCAGCCTCCTCGTAGAGGATAAGCCCGGCCTGTTGTCGCGCGTTGCGGGTCTGTTCTCGCGCCGCGGGTTCAACATTGAATCCCTCGCGGTGGGCCCCACCGAGATGAAGGGTCTGTCGCGCATCACGGTTGTTGTCGACCAAGACGAGACCCTGCTCGAGCAGGTCACGAAGCAGCTGAACAAGCTGGTCAACGTGATCAAGGTCGTCGAACTTGACACCGCAAGCTCGGTGCAGCGCGAACACGTGCTCATCAAGGTGCGCGCCGATAACCAGTCACGCTCACACGTGCTCGAAGCGGTCAACCTGTTTCGTGCGCGCGTCGTCGACGTGGTTCCCGATGCCCTCACGATTGAGGTCACCGGCGACAGCGGCAAGATCGAGGCCTTCCTGAAGGTACTCGAGCCGTACGGCATTAAGGAGATCGCGCAGTCGGGTCTCATCGCTATGGGCCGCGGCTCAAAGTCGATCACCGAGCGCGTTTTCAAGAACTAGCGGCGGGCCCAGCCCACCGTGTTCCTCGCGAGTCATGCGCTCGCAGGATCCAAGAATTACCAGTTTTCACAAACCACCAACACAAGGAGAACCCCAGTGGCTGAGATGTACTACGACGCGGACGCCGACCTCTCGATCGTTCAGGGCAAGAAGGTAGCCATTGTTGGCTATGGCTCACAGGGCCACGCGCACGCAATGAACCTGCGCGACTCGGGCGTCGAGGTCGTTATCGCGCTCAAGGAGGGCTCGAAGTCGATCCAGAAGGCTGAAGAAGCCGGCTTCACGGTGAAGTCAGTTGCTGACGCAGCCGAGTGGGCTGACCTCATCATGATCCTCGCTCCCGATCAGCACCAGCGTGCGATCTTCACCGAGTCGATCAAGGACAAGCTGACGGCGGGCAAGACCCTCGCGTTTGCCCACGGCTTCAACATTCGCTTCGGTTACATCGAGGTGCCCGAGGGCGTCGACGTGATCCTCGTTGCTCCCAAGGCTCCCGGCCACACCGTGCGCCGCGAGTTCGAAGCTGGCCGTGGCATCCCCGACATCATTGCTGTCGAGGTTGACGCAACCGGCACCGCATGGGACATCGCGCTTTCGTACGCGAAGGCCATCGGCGGCACCCGTGCAGGCGTCATCAAGACGACCTTCACCGAAGAGACCGAGACCGACCTGTTCGGCGAGCAGGCTGTGCTCTGCGGTGGCATGAGCCACCTCGTACAGGCTGGTTTCGAGACGCTGACCGAGGCTGGCTACCAGCCCGAGATCGCGTACTTCGAGGTACTGCACGAGCTGAAGCTCATCGTTGACCTCATGTGGGAGGGCGGCATCGCCAAGCAGCGTTGGAGCATCTCTGACACCGCTGAGTTCGGCGACTACGTTTCGGGCCCCCGCATCGTTGATGCAGGCGTCAAGGCACGCATGCAGGAAGTGCTCGCTGACATCCAGTCGGGCGCCTTCGCTAAGCGCTTCATCGACGACATGGACAACGGTGGCGTTGAGTTCCAGGCCATGCGCGCCAAGGAAGAGCAGCACCCCATCGAGAAGACCGGCGTTGAACTGCGCAGCCTCTTCGCATGGCAGCAGCAGGATTCAGACTACGTTGACGGCTCGGCCGCACGCTAGTCACACTGATTGGCTGGCCGCAACGCCAGTCAAGTAGGTGATCACCAGCCGGGTAGCGCGATCTTATGATCGAGCTACCCGGCTGGTTTTTTATTGCTGCGCGCGCTTCGTACGCGCCGTTGCCTGAGCCGTCCAAGGGTCTTCAGGCCACGGGTGTTTGGGGTAGCGGCCCCGCATCTCACTGCGCACTTGCTGGTATGGGCCATCCCAAAACGAACGCAGGTCGGCGGTGACCGCGAGCGGTTTGCGCGCCGGCGACAGTAGATGGAAGAGCACGGGCACACGGCCGTTCACGAGCCGC
It encodes:
- a CDS encoding acetolactate synthase large subunit, whose protein sequence is MTPDSSAIPPTPDLKGEQLTGAQAVVRSLEALGVTDVFGLPGGAVLPLYDALMDASNLNHVLVRHEQGGGHAAEGFASASGKVGVCIATSGPGATNLVTAIADAYMDSVPLLAITGQVFSHLMGTDAFQEADIMGITMPITKHSFLVKKAEEIPGAIAAAYHLASSGRPGPVLVDITKDAQEGLLDFVWDPRVELPGYRPITKANSKQIQAAADLIAQAERPVFYVGGGVVRAGAAEELKQLAELVGAPVVTTLMARGVFPDSHPQHLGMPGMHGTVPAVLALQESDLLITLGARFDDRVTGKSALFAPDAKIIHADIDPAEIGKIRAADVPIVGDAAEVISDLIAAVTTAKVSREFADMSAWWERLNGLLKTYPLGYQATTDGQLSPQQVIQRIGELTGPEGIYAAGVGQHQMWAAQFIKYERPHAWLNSGGAGTMGYSVPAAMGAKVAEPDRVVWAIDGDGCFQMTNQELATCVVNNIPIKVAVINNSSLGMVRQWQTLIYDGRYSNTELNTGHGSPRIPDFVKLGEAYGCLAIRVEREDEIDDAIKLALATNDRPVVIDFVVSSDAMVWPMVRQGTSNSAIQYALEHSPEWEGE
- the ilvD gene encoding dihydroxy-acid dehydratase, encoding MAEIDMKPRSRDVTDGIEKAAARGMLRAVGMGDEDWVKPQIGIASSWNEITPCNLSLDRLARGAKEGVHAGGGYPMQFGTISVSDGISMGHEGMHFSLVSREVIADSVETVMMAERLDGSVLLAGCDKSLPGMLMAAARLDLASVFLYAGSIAPGWVKLSDGTEKQVTIIDAFEAVGACVAGTLSEEDLKRVECAIAPGEGACGGMYTANTMACVAEALGMSLPGSAAPPSADRRRDYFSHRAGEAVVNMLRLGITSRDILTKKAFENAITVAMVLGGSTNAVLHLLAIAREAEVELTLDDFTRIGAVTPHLADMKPFGQYVAEDFDRVGGMPVVMKALLDAGLMHGDALTVTGKTLAENLADLDPAPIDGKVIRQLDDPLHAAGGLSILKGTIAPEGAVVKTAGFDAERFEGPARVYERERAAMDALEEGAIQKGDIVVIRYEGPKGGPGMREMLAITAAIKGAGLGKDVLLLTDGRFSGGTTGLCIGHIAPEAADGGPIALVRDGDLIRVDIAQGTLDLLVDPAELEARKENWAPLPPRYTRGVLAKYAKLVHSASEGAITG
- the ilvN gene encoding acetolactate synthase small subunit; protein product: MSRHVLSLLVEDKPGLLSRVAGLFSRRGFNIESLAVGPTEMKGLSRITVVVDQDETLLEQVTKQLNKLVNVIKVVELDTASSVQREHVLIKVRADNQSRSHVLEAVNLFRARVVDVVPDALTIEVTGDSGKIEAFLKVLEPYGIKEIAQSGLIAMGRGSKSITERVFKN
- the ilvC gene encoding ketol-acid reductoisomerase, with the translated sequence MAEMYYDADADLSIVQGKKVAIVGYGSQGHAHAMNLRDSGVEVVIALKEGSKSIQKAEEAGFTVKSVADAAEWADLIMILAPDQHQRAIFTESIKDKLTAGKTLAFAHGFNIRFGYIEVPEGVDVILVAPKAPGHTVRREFEAGRGIPDIIAVEVDATGTAWDIALSYAKAIGGTRAGVIKTTFTEETETDLFGEQAVLCGGMSHLVQAGFETLTEAGYQPEIAYFEVLHELKLIVDLMWEGGIAKQRWSISDTAEFGDYVSGPRIVDAGVKARMQEVLADIQSGAFAKRFIDDMDNGGVEFQAMRAKEEQHPIEKTGVELRSLFAWQQQDSDYVDGSAAR